A region from the Polycladomyces zharkentensis genome encodes:
- a CDS encoding DUF6612 family protein: MRRKWNWLLVSAMILVLVSGCGQLNIDAEGMKKLTPKEVLIKAEHAAENAKGFSYKATGNQTIEIEAGGQTQSVDQTIEAKLEMTNKPQAMHTTTTIHSEGQQITGEMYLVGNEIYQQTVDGSGWIKSKAPDLGSADNSQNPNQALQKLEELLGKLQTPEEKKMLKMTETADAYLLEINVNEQTTHKIKDVFLEEVKAAMLPQLQQAGVPVDAAQIKLHQFTQKITIDKKTFKQTKVVQEIKMDIPINDPSASGVLKASQKTEMNLVGEFNGTITVPEDVKNSAQEVQVQ, from the coding sequence ATGCGTCGCAAGTGGAATTGGTTGCTTGTTTCTGCCATGATTCTGGTTCTCGTCTCGGGTTGTGGACAACTCAACATCGACGCCGAGGGCATGAAAAAGCTGACGCCCAAGGAAGTGCTGATCAAAGCAGAGCATGCCGCCGAAAACGCGAAAGGATTTTCCTACAAAGCAACAGGAAATCAAACCATCGAAATTGAAGCGGGCGGTCAAACCCAATCCGTCGATCAAACCATCGAGGCCAAACTGGAGATGACCAATAAACCGCAGGCAATGCATACGACGACAACGATTCATAGTGAAGGACAGCAAATCACCGGAGAAATGTATCTGGTCGGCAATGAAATCTATCAGCAGACGGTCGACGGAAGCGGTTGGATTAAATCGAAAGCGCCGGATCTCGGTTCCGCCGACAATTCACAAAATCCGAACCAAGCGTTGCAAAAGCTGGAAGAGTTGCTCGGTAAGCTGCAAACACCGGAAGAAAAGAAAATGCTGAAAATGACGGAGACAGCGGACGCCTACCTATTGGAGATCAACGTAAACGAACAAACCACTCACAAAATTAAGGACGTATTCCTGGAGGAAGTGAAGGCTGCGATGCTGCCGCAGCTTCAGCAGGCGGGTGTCCCCGTGGATGCCGCTCAAATCAAACTGCATCAATTTACGCAAAAAATCACCATCGACAAAAAGACCTTCAAACAGACCAAAGTGGTGCAAGAGATCAAAATGGACATCCCGATCAATGATCCTTCCGCCAGCGGTGTGTTGAAGGCGAGTCAAAAAACGGAAATGAATCTGGTTGGTGAGTTCAACGGAACGATCACCGTACCGGAAGACGTGAAAAACAGCGCCCAAGAAGTACAGGTGCAATAA
- a CDS encoding LysM peptidoglycan-binding domain-containing protein codes for MADDQYSQLRFDILEKVRLHPQQPGIGDLLELDLTPDVEIENHGSHLKIRGYLRLNGRYRGDDWMVSGEQAAEQTELSGGTEQEQAEGEGEETEKLAYVIPVEITLPANRAALDHISAEVESFDYRVLSPFELQIEAVLAIDGFIPEPPREEQSERETSEDSPTFSGFTPSSPEEQMESYETASSQPPTYQFEHMAHPHDARPAYRDPDSQYGWGTRSHAEDVSIRSSGEPEEEAESPHASDGEKREPEWNADDPVAKLQPYESEDVAENQEGVAENQEGVTENQEENESEDEEPAFRQREMKVGFQRQKEQQPSSFRFQDRLLGKPEHPPTWPADPPPDFAPSNQWETNQEEPAWPKNVQLFKDHGEEKPTEYADEVETHEEETSDQVEQNQEKPATQLEWAKWLIGEGEEKFVKLKMVIAQKEDSIDSIAEKYDVLASQLIRVNQLEEEGLKEGQIIHIPQKIRLNES; via the coding sequence ATGGCGGACGATCAATACAGTCAACTGAGGTTTGATATCTTGGAGAAAGTTCGGCTCCATCCCCAACAGCCCGGGATCGGTGATTTGTTGGAACTGGATTTGACGCCCGATGTGGAGATCGAAAACCATGGATCGCACTTGAAAATCCGCGGATACCTTCGTTTGAATGGTCGGTACAGGGGAGACGACTGGATGGTGTCCGGGGAACAAGCGGCGGAGCAAACGGAATTGTCCGGGGGAACCGAACAGGAACAAGCGGAGGGAGAGGGGGAGGAGACGGAGAAACTGGCGTACGTCATCCCTGTCGAGATCACATTGCCCGCCAACCGCGCCGCACTGGACCATATCTCCGCCGAGGTGGAATCGTTCGATTACCGTGTGTTGTCGCCATTTGAACTGCAAATCGAAGCGGTACTGGCGATTGACGGATTTATTCCCGAACCGCCGCGGGAAGAGCAATCGGAGAGAGAAACATCCGAAGACAGTCCCACATTCTCCGGCTTTACCCCTTCCTCTCCGGAAGAACAGATGGAATCGTACGAAACAGCCTCGTCACAGCCACCGACGTATCAGTTTGAACATATGGCTCATCCCCATGATGCACGACCGGCTTATCGCGATCCTGACAGCCAATACGGTTGGGGAACCCGTTCACATGCGGAGGATGTATCGATCCGATCCTCCGGCGAACCGGAAGAAGAGGCGGAGTCGCCTCACGCGTCCGATGGGGAAAAACGCGAACCGGAATGGAACGCGGACGATCCCGTGGCCAAATTGCAACCCTACGAGTCTGAAGATGTCGCGGAGAATCAGGAGGGTGTCGCGGAGAATCAGGAGGGTGTCACGGAGAATCAGGAGGAGAACGAATCGGAAGACGAGGAACCGGCCTTTCGCCAGCGGGAAATGAAAGTCGGGTTCCAACGCCAAAAAGAGCAGCAACCGTCATCCTTTCGGTTTCAAGATCGCCTGTTGGGAAAACCGGAGCATCCACCAACGTGGCCAGCGGATCCCCCTCCCGATTTTGCTCCGAGCAATCAATGGGAAACGAATCAGGAAGAGCCGGCATGGCCGAAAAATGTGCAGTTGTTCAAAGACCATGGGGAAGAGAAACCGACGGAATACGCTGATGAAGTGGAAACGCATGAAGAGGAAACAAGCGACCAGGTGGAACAAAATCAGGAGAAACCAGCCACGCAGTTGGAGTGGGCCAAATGGTTGATCGGTGAAGGGGAAGAGAAATTCGTCAAACTCAAAATGGTGATCGCGCAAAAAGAAGACTCCATCGACTCCATCGCTGAAAAGTACGATGTGTTGGCCAGTCAGTTGATCCGTGTGAATCAATTGGAAGAGGAAGGATTGAAAGAGGGTCAAATCATCCACATCCCGCAAAAAATTCGGTTGAACGAGTCGTGA
- a CDS encoding SRPBCC family protein, whose product MNFESNAKIRVTRRFSASPEQVFEAWLDPEMIGKWMFGPAHPEREEEVVRISLDPRVGGSFSFVVRRQGQEIDHVGEYLEIDRPRRLVFTWGVADVGDSSRVIIDIVPLEKGCELTLTHELHPNWVNFASRAEAGWTKMLDVLAETLS is encoded by the coding sequence ATGAATTTTGAGTCGAATGCCAAAATACGTGTCACCCGTCGCTTTAGCGCATCGCCGGAGCAAGTTTTCGAGGCTTGGCTGGATCCTGAGATGATCGGCAAATGGATGTTCGGCCCTGCTCATCCTGAACGTGAAGAAGAAGTCGTGCGAATCTCTCTCGATCCGCGTGTGGGAGGCTCGTTCTCTTTCGTTGTGCGTCGACAAGGACAGGAAATTGACCACGTAGGGGAGTATCTTGAAATCGACCGGCCTCGCCGCCTCGTGTTCACCTGGGGAGTGGCGGACGTGGGGGATAGCAGCCGTGTCATCATCGACATCGTTCCGCTGGAGAAAGGGTGCGAGCTCACATTGACCCACGAATTGCACCCAAACTGGGTAAACTTCGCAAGCCGCGCCGAGGCCGGCTGGACCAAGATGCTCGACGTTCTAGCCGAAACACTCAGTTAG
- a CDS encoding phosphotransferase, producing the protein MRIHLPEERAVLEQVFERYGWVPLQVRPVEGVLRVQTEDGIFALKKSSCSADRLAWLHKVMETVHAKGQEIFLPWVNTSDGEPFVQTTDAVWYATPWVESDAGLRETVPIEELPTMLAHIHRSAFPVVGKQSEQKQVIDAERLQVWKDKLEKLCEYREVMESRTFRSPFDHAFAADAEYVDKALRFAVKGMEKFMQSDKGIAPRYTLCHGRIHPSNLLKKDDGWVWIDWDHAAVDSPVRDLGAFFRRFSQRLDHEKEPQFYLTRYEERWKLSGKEKKLLALYLAYPERPLRLLARYYEMPDRIEETIAIRRWEEEIAHLRWLQSLIRSLWPSKKGSGRKTRKTGVVLTRAKKVDTQ; encoded by the coding sequence GTGCGCATTCATTTGCCTGAAGAGCGAGCGGTATTGGAACAAGTGTTTGAACGGTACGGATGGGTTCCCCTGCAAGTACGACCCGTCGAAGGTGTATTGCGCGTCCAGACGGAGGATGGCATATTTGCATTGAAAAAATCGTCTTGTTCCGCCGATCGGCTCGCTTGGTTGCACAAGGTGATGGAAACGGTTCACGCCAAAGGCCAGGAGATATTTCTGCCATGGGTGAACACATCTGATGGGGAACCTTTCGTCCAGACAACAGATGCGGTTTGGTACGCCACTCCGTGGGTGGAAAGCGACGCCGGCTTGCGGGAAACGGTTCCCATTGAAGAATTGCCGACCATGTTGGCACACATTCACCGTTCGGCGTTCCCGGTTGTCGGGAAACAATCGGAGCAGAAACAGGTCATCGATGCCGAACGCCTGCAAGTTTGGAAGGACAAGTTGGAAAAATTGTGCGAATACCGGGAAGTGATGGAGAGCCGAACATTTCGTTCCCCGTTTGATCATGCTTTTGCGGCTGATGCGGAATATGTGGACAAGGCACTGCGTTTTGCAGTGAAGGGGATGGAAAAATTCATGCAGTCGGATAAAGGGATCGCGCCGAGATATACTTTGTGTCACGGTCGGATTCATCCCAGCAACCTGTTGAAAAAAGACGACGGGTGGGTGTGGATCGACTGGGATCATGCAGCTGTTGACAGTCCGGTTCGCGATCTGGGTGCGTTTTTCCGCCGATTTTCCCAGCGATTGGATCACGAGAAAGAGCCGCAATTCTACCTGACCCGTTATGAAGAGAGATGGAAGCTGAGCGGAAAGGAAAAAAAGCTGTTGGCTCTCTATTTGGCGTATCCCGAGCGGCCGCTTCGATTGCTTGCCCGCTATTATGAGATGCCGGACCGGATCGAGGAAACGATCGCGATTCGGCGCTGGGAAGAGGAGATCGCCCATCTCAGATGGTTGCAGTCGTTGATCCGTTCGCTTTGGCCGAGTAAAAAGGGGAGCGGGAGAAAAACGCGAAAGACCGGGGTCGTCTTAACCCGAGCCAAAAAAGTTGACACACAATGA
- a CDS encoding M23 family metallopeptidase → MKHWITSLMVTAALLVGAGTSHVWAAKSFSQPLSGTYITQKYGKQHRAIDYQRYKRDKGFVGSIGDGKVIRVKRDAKCAYGWHVMVDHGDGYVSVYSHLSGISVLQGQKVKKGKKVGNMGKTGRVRAKYPILHLEVIKDGKKINPMSVMK, encoded by the coding sequence GTGAAACATTGGATCACATCCCTGATGGTGACCGCGGCTTTGTTGGTCGGTGCGGGTACTTCGCACGTCTGGGCAGCGAAATCTTTCTCACAGCCTTTATCCGGTACGTATATCACGCAGAAATACGGGAAACAGCACCGGGCGATCGACTATCAGCGATACAAGCGTGACAAAGGTTTCGTTGGCAGCATCGGGGACGGGAAAGTGATCAGGGTAAAACGAGATGCGAAGTGCGCCTACGGATGGCACGTGATGGTGGATCATGGAGACGGTTACGTGAGTGTCTATTCCCATCTCAGCGGAATCAGTGTATTACAGGGTCAAAAAGTGAAAAAGGGGAAAAAAGTCGGCAATATGGGCAAGACTGGCAGAGTGCGGGCAAAATACCCGATTCTTCATTTGGAAGTGATCAAAGACGGGAAAAAGATCAATCCAATGAGTGTCATGAAGTGA
- a CDS encoding ArsR/SmtB family transcription factor: MRSSIFEVMAEPNRRRILDLLRERERSVGELVKETRLSQPGISKHLRVLREAGLVEVRQKGQKRVYHLRAEPLVEIDNWLEPYRRFWSENLDALEKHLNGKDKHSTDAALPEKKG, translated from the coding sequence ATGAGGAGTTCAATCTTTGAAGTAATGGCTGAACCCAATCGTCGGCGAATACTTGATCTTCTGAGAGAACGTGAACGTTCTGTGGGAGAACTTGTCAAAGAGACCCGACTTAGTCAACCCGGAATCTCTAAACATCTTCGGGTCCTTCGCGAAGCCGGGTTGGTTGAGGTTCGCCAAAAAGGACAAAAACGCGTGTACCATTTACGCGCCGAACCACTAGTAGAAATCGATAACTGGCTTGAGCCGTATCGACGGTTCTGGTCCGAAAATCTGGATGCTCTTGAAAAACATCTAAACGGGAAGGACAAACATTCAACAGACGCAGCGCTCCCCGAGAAGAAAGGATGA
- the hemL gene encoding glutamate-1-semialdehyde 2,1-aminomutase — MHKGFQRSIAYYEQAVKVIPGGVNSPVRAFKSVEMNPVVLERGEGSRVWDVDGNEYIDYICSWGPLILGHAHPSVVEAVKAAAEKGTSFGALTEIEVKLAQLVAEIVPSVEVVRMVNSGTEATMSALRLARAYTRRNKILKFEGSYHGHSDSLLIKAGSGVATLGLPDSPGVPENTAQHTLTVPYNDLDSARVAFQKFGHDIAAVIVEPVAGNMGVVPPEPGFLEGLRRLTSHYGALLIFDEVMTGFRVDYHCAQGKYGVMPDLTTLGKVIGGGLPVGAYGGRREIMEMVAPTGPVYQAGTLSGNPLAMAAGYATLKELGKPGIYEQLEAKAARLEEGFRQNAEEAGIPYHINRVGSMVCLFFTGEKVVSYTQAKQSDTKRFARYFRLMLEQGILLPPSQFEGMFVSCAHSDEDIERTIEANRNALKQL, encoded by the coding sequence TTGCATAAGGGATTTCAGCGGTCGATTGCCTATTATGAACAAGCGGTGAAAGTGATTCCTGGCGGGGTGAACAGCCCGGTTCGCGCGTTCAAATCCGTAGAGATGAACCCGGTGGTGCTGGAGCGCGGCGAAGGCAGCCGGGTATGGGATGTGGATGGGAACGAATACATCGATTATATCTGTTCGTGGGGACCGCTCATCCTGGGTCATGCCCACCCGTCCGTGGTGGAGGCGGTCAAAGCCGCAGCGGAAAAAGGGACCAGCTTCGGTGCGCTGACGGAGATCGAGGTAAAACTGGCCCAATTGGTGGCGGAGATCGTGCCGTCCGTGGAAGTGGTCCGGATGGTCAATTCCGGTACTGAGGCGACAATGAGCGCATTGCGGTTGGCGCGTGCATACACACGCAGAAACAAGATTTTGAAATTTGAGGGAAGCTATCACGGTCATTCTGACAGCTTGTTGATCAAAGCCGGTTCCGGTGTGGCGACATTAGGGTTGCCGGACAGTCCCGGTGTACCGGAGAATACGGCGCAGCACACATTGACCGTCCCCTATAACGATTTGGACAGCGCCCGCGTCGCCTTCCAGAAGTTCGGCCACGATATCGCCGCGGTGATCGTGGAACCGGTGGCGGGCAACATGGGTGTCGTTCCGCCCGAGCCGGGCTTTCTGGAGGGATTGCGCCGGTTGACCTCGCATTACGGTGCCCTGTTGATTTTCGATGAAGTCATGACCGGTTTTCGGGTCGATTATCACTGTGCGCAGGGCAAGTACGGAGTGATGCCGGATCTGACCACCCTGGGGAAAGTGATCGGTGGCGGCTTGCCTGTCGGGGCATACGGCGGTCGACGTGAAATTATGGAGATGGTGGCTCCGACCGGTCCCGTGTATCAAGCGGGAACACTCTCCGGCAATCCGTTGGCCATGGCTGCCGGATACGCCACATTGAAGGAGTTGGGCAAACCCGGTATTTATGAGCAATTGGAAGCCAAAGCGGCCCGTTTGGAGGAAGGATTCCGGCAAAACGCGGAAGAAGCGGGAATTCCCTACCATATTAACCGGGTAGGTTCCATGGTGTGTTTGTTCTTCACAGGAGAAAAAGTAGTCAGCTACACCCAGGCCAAACAATCCGACACCAAGCGGTTTGCCCGTTATTTCCGACTCATGCTGGAACAGGGGATTCTGTTGCCGCCGTCTCAGTTTGAGGGAATGTTCGTCTCCTGTGCGCACAGTGACGAAGATATTGAACGGACGATCGAAGCCAACCGGAATGCGTTGAAACAACTTTGA